One stretch of Ktedonobacteraceae bacterium DNA includes these proteins:
- a CDS encoding MFS transporter, with product MAESSLPGDARIPADLSASDVRATDLPEALQAPTRRVGAGFQVLFLLANIVTWLAKFPFTQIVLPLQILAFDPGNKVADLAIITGVGSFFGLVVNPIAGALSDRTTRAWGRRRPWLIAGGLLSAVVLVLLAYAPGVIGLLIEWIVYQIVVNAVLAALLATIPDQVPRSQRGTVSAYTGLSYPLGLILGTLLVTRVLKSAIAPSYYVIAAIFLVVIVAFALILPDKQLARGIMPSFHLGRFLASFWISPRRYPDFAWAWITRFLLIMSSAVVTVYLLYYLQDVLHFSTGLAAQRATTFNSIYGVILIVFAFLSGFVSDRIQRRKIFVMSAGIIVAVSMLILAFVTSWAGVLVAAAIFGLGYGVYIAVDIALITEVLPSAGDRGKDMGVFNIANSLPQVIVPIIAVITVSSFHNYSVLFVVVAIAAVLSGVLIAPIKGVR from the coding sequence ATGGCAGAATCTTCACTTCCCGGCGACGCTCGTATTCCAGCCGACCTTTCGGCATCCGATGTTCGTGCGACTGATCTTCCCGAAGCCTTGCAGGCTCCAACTCGGAGAGTCGGTGCGGGCTTCCAGGTTCTCTTCCTGCTGGCGAATATCGTTACCTGGCTTGCTAAGTTCCCTTTCACACAAATCGTGCTACCCCTGCAAATCCTGGCATTTGATCCCGGCAATAAAGTGGCCGACCTGGCTATCATCACCGGTGTCGGATCATTCTTCGGCCTCGTTGTTAACCCTATCGCAGGGGCTTTAAGCGATCGTACCACCAGAGCGTGGGGCCGCAGGCGACCCTGGCTCATCGCAGGTGGATTGCTTTCCGCGGTGGTCCTTGTACTGCTTGCCTATGCGCCCGGCGTGATTGGCCTGCTCATCGAATGGATCGTCTACCAGATCGTTGTCAACGCGGTACTGGCGGCCCTGCTCGCGACCATTCCCGACCAGGTGCCACGCAGCCAGCGCGGGACCGTCTCAGCCTATACCGGCCTCTCCTACCCGCTTGGACTGATCCTGGGCACGCTATTGGTAACGCGCGTGCTGAAATCGGCGATTGCTCCTTCGTACTACGTAATTGCCGCTATTTTCCTGGTAGTCATAGTGGCCTTTGCCTTGATATTGCCCGACAAGCAACTGGCAAGGGGAATCATGCCATCATTTCATCTGGGTAGGTTCCTCGCCAGCTTCTGGATCAGCCCCAGGCGCTATCCCGATTTTGCCTGGGCCTGGATCACCCGCTTCCTGCTGATTATGAGTTCGGCTGTCGTCACCGTCTACTTGCTCTACTACCTGCAAGATGTGCTACATTTCAGCACCGGCCTTGCTGCCCAGCGTGCAACCACCTTCAACAGCATCTACGGCGTCATACTCATTGTCTTCGCCTTCCTCAGCGGCTTCGTCTCAGACAGAATCCAGCGCCGCAAAATCTTTGTGATGAGCGCAGGCATCATTGTCGCTGTATCGATGCTCATCCTCGCCTTCGTTACCTCTTGGGCCGGGGTGCTCGTGGCTGCCGCCATCTTTGGACTTGGCTATGGCGTCTATATCGCCGTCGATATCGCGCTTATCACCGAAGTGCTCCCTTCGGCCGGCGACCGTGGCAAAGATATGGGCGTCTTCAATATTGCCAACTCGCTGCCACAGGTGATCGTTCCAATCATAGCCGTCATCACCGTCAGCTCTTTCCACAATTACAGTGTACTCTTTGTCGTCGTAGCGATTGCCGCCGTCCTGAGCGGCGTATTGATCGCCCCAATCAAGGGAGTTCGTTAA
- a CDS encoding glycosyl hydrolase, which produces MTRLYIAMQNSLAIVIGHNGSWKTEVKLDGMPVYDVAVDPLNSDRVYVATMGNGVLRSDDAGETWHPVGQGITHDVVMSIAVSPIERIGKYAVVWAGTEPSALFRSEDGGESWQERPALLDLPSKPTWSYPPKPDTHHVRWIQPDSHDPGLIFVAIEQGGIMRSLDGGLTWEDRKPGAQRDGHTLRTHKLAPGRVYEAAGGEDPQFVTEELGRYVVMSRGGYAETRDGGATWETITDGLDRHYLFGLAVDPGDPDIIVASVTRGPEQAHRPPTSESFIYRRAHGKPWELVSEGLPAARGTLVYSLASNEDEPGIFYAATNKGVFRSADAGKTWRQLDVGWPERYRMAHARGMQVIS; this is translated from the coding sequence ATGACACGATTGTATATAGCCATGCAGAATTCACTGGCGATAGTGATCGGCCACAACGGGAGCTGGAAAACAGAGGTAAAACTCGACGGCATGCCAGTTTATGATGTAGCTGTAGACCCGTTGAATTCCGATCGCGTCTATGTGGCTACTATGGGGAACGGAGTTTTGCGCAGCGATGACGCGGGTGAAACCTGGCATCCCGTCGGCCAGGGCATTACGCACGATGTGGTGATGTCAATCGCCGTCAGCCCTATCGAGCGCATTGGCAAATACGCCGTGGTCTGGGCAGGAACCGAGCCGAGCGCCCTGTTCCGCTCAGAGGATGGTGGTGAAAGCTGGCAGGAGAGACCGGCGCTGCTCGATCTTCCGTCGAAGCCAACGTGGAGCTACCCACCCAAACCCGATACACACCACGTGCGCTGGATTCAACCGGACAGCCATGATCCGGGTCTCATCTTTGTTGCCATCGAACAGGGCGGCATCATGCGCAGCCTGGATGGTGGCCTGACCTGGGAAGACCGCAAACCGGGAGCGCAGCGCGACGGTCATACGCTGAGAACGCATAAGCTGGCTCCCGGGCGTGTCTATGAGGCGGCGGGGGGAGAAGACCCGCAGTTCGTGACCGAAGAGTTGGGAAGGTACGTTGTCATGTCGCGAGGCGGCTATGCCGAGACACGCGATGGCGGGGCAACCTGGGAAACCATTACAGATGGGCTTGACCGACACTATCTCTTTGGCCTGGCCGTTGACCCCGGCGACCCCGACATCATTGTCGCTTCAGTGACACGGGGACCCGAGCAGGCCCATAGGCCACCAACATCCGAATCGTTCATCTATCGTCGCGCTCATGGTAAACCGTGGGAGCTGGTTAGCGAGGGCCTGCCCGCTGCAAGAGGAACGCTGGTGTACTCCCTGGCTTCCAACGAAGACGAGCCCGGCATATTCTATGCCGCGACCAACAAGGGCGTCTTCCGCTCGGCAGATGCTGGCAAGACCTGGAGGCAACTTGATGTGGGCTGGCCTGAGCGCTATCGCATGGCTCATGCGCGTGGCATGCAGGTCATCTCTTAA
- a CDS encoding IclR family transcriptional regulator, whose translation MKQDLTRTPETTASQGRNATADRAIDVLLLFNEQQPVLTAEDISEQLGMPRSTTYRYLQSLRSYGLVEENDSSGGFRLGLAVFRLARAARQGMGLSEVALPIMHELAAQTGETALLTRRTNSHVVCIERVESQQRVRLSYERGQVLPLHAGASAKVLLAYLDPEEIEAILSNGPFPRYTEHTMTDPDTLRRQLEVIRSRGYAMSEGEVDDGVRGVAAPIFDTHKRVVAGLSVAGPAFRINDDVLPGVIQAVQEAANRISSRIRELDL comes from the coding sequence ATGAAACAAGATCTAACCCGCACTCCAGAAACCACTGCATCGCAGGGACGTAACGCCACTGCTGATCGCGCCATTGACGTATTATTGCTCTTCAACGAGCAGCAGCCAGTACTGACAGCAGAAGACATCTCCGAGCAACTGGGTATGCCACGCAGCACAACCTATCGCTACCTGCAAAGCCTGCGCTCGTATGGATTAGTCGAGGAAAACGATAGCAGCGGTGGATTTCGCCTGGGACTGGCGGTATTCCGCCTCGCCCGCGCCGCTCGCCAGGGCATGGGCCTCTCCGAGGTCGCGCTTCCCATTATGCACGAACTGGCTGCTCAGACAGGCGAGACAGCGCTGCTGACCCGGCGCACGAATTCGCACGTTGTCTGTATAGAACGCGTTGAAAGCCAGCAGCGGGTGCGCCTCTCTTACGAGCGAGGGCAGGTGCTGCCGCTGCACGCCGGAGCATCGGCGAAGGTGCTGCTCGCATATCTCGACCCGGAAGAAATCGAGGCCATTCTCAGCAACGGCCCATTTCCCCGCTATACCGAGCACACCATGACCGATCCCGACACCCTCCGCAGGCAACTCGAGGTCATTCGCAGCAGAGGATACGCGATGAGCGAGGGAGAGGTTGATGATGGCGTGCGGGGCGTGGCTGCTCCCATCTTTGATACACATAAGCGCGTCGTGGCCGGTTTGAGCGTGGCAGGACCAGCGTTTCGTATCAATGATGATGTTTTGCCCGGCGTTATTCAGGCCGTGCAGGAGGCCGCCAATCGCATCAGCAGTCGCATACGCGAACTCGATCTGTAA
- a CDS encoding AMP-binding protein, which translates to MMKTLEGFAPYPPEFIARYREAGYWEDRSMADFFAEVCQRFAPRIVLVAGDERITYGELDARAERLALHLLKLGLRPGDRFVLQLPNVPEFVYFYLALQKAGIMPVMALPPHRYTEISHFVKLSEAVGYALPERLGNFEFAAMAERIRSENPHLRWVFVLGDTIFPESISIRHLLQTESGLPKERLAHIEIDPLLPALFLLSGGTTGVPKLIPRTHNDYIYNSKAAAAINDIHPDDALLLVLPMAHNFPLACPGMQGFLMHGARCVLSTSTQAQDVFSLIEREKITHLELVPTLLIRLLNDPLLKEYDLSSVRIVNTGGQKLQPEVKRRTEALIPSCKVQEVFGMAEGLLNYVRLDDPDELRYETVGRPVSPGDELRLIDDEGNEVPEGATGELLVRGPYTLRGYFRAPEHNAKAFTPDGFYKTGDLLRRHPSGNYIVEGRKKDLINRGGEKISAEEIENLMLAHPAILNAACVPMPDPMLGERVCAFVILRPGMTLMLEELTGFLLAKGIAKFKLPERLEVVDDFPMSKFGKVAKNVLTQQVTEKLAQAQV; encoded by the coding sequence ATGATGAAAACGCTCGAAGGTTTTGCACCCTATCCTCCAGAATTTATCGCTCGCTATCGAGAAGCAGGCTACTGGGAAGACCGCTCAATGGCCGATTTCTTCGCGGAGGTCTGCCAGCGCTTCGCACCTCGCATTGTGCTGGTAGCGGGGGATGAACGCATCACGTATGGTGAGCTGGATGCCCGGGCAGAGCGACTCGCGTTGCACTTGCTCAAGCTGGGTTTGCGCCCCGGTGACCGTTTCGTCTTGCAGCTCCCGAATGTGCCGGAATTCGTCTATTTCTACCTTGCGCTCCAAAAAGCCGGCATCATGCCTGTAATGGCCCTGCCGCCTCATCGCTATACGGAGATCAGTCACTTCGTCAAGCTGAGTGAAGCGGTTGGATACGCTCTCCCCGAACGCTTAGGCAACTTCGAATTCGCTGCTATGGCCGAAAGAATTCGAAGTGAGAATCCGCACCTGCGCTGGGTATTTGTCCTGGGCGATACCATCTTTCCCGAATCGATCTCCATCCGGCATCTTCTGCAAACTGAGAGCGGGCTTCCTAAAGAGCGACTGGCCCACATCGAGATTGATCCCCTGCTTCCCGCCCTGTTCCTGCTCTCAGGCGGTACGACAGGCGTACCCAAGCTCATCCCGCGCACGCACAACGACTACATTTACAACTCGAAGGCGGCGGCCGCTATCAACGATATTCATCCAGATGATGCGCTGCTGCTTGTCTTGCCCATGGCCCACAATTTCCCGCTGGCATGTCCCGGCATGCAGGGCTTCCTGATGCATGGCGCTCGCTGTGTCCTCAGCACTTCGACCCAGGCCCAGGATGTGTTCTCGCTGATTGAGCGCGAAAAAATTACCCATCTCGAACTGGTTCCCACGCTACTCATCCGTCTGCTGAACGATCCTTTGCTCAAGGAGTACGACCTGTCGTCTGTCCGCATCGTCAATACAGGGGGTCAGAAGCTCCAGCCCGAGGTAAAGCGGCGTACAGAAGCGCTCATTCCTTCCTGCAAGGTGCAAGAAGTATTCGGTATGGCCGAGGGGCTGCTCAACTACGTACGGCTTGATGACCCGGATGAACTCCGCTACGAGACCGTGGGCCGGCCGGTCTCTCCCGGCGATGAACTGCGGCTGATCGACGACGAGGGCAACGAGGTGCCTGAGGGGGCAACCGGAGAACTGCTTGTCCGGGGTCCGTATACCCTGCGTGGCTATTTCCGTGCCCCCGAACACAACGCAAAAGCGTTCACTCCCGATGGTTTCTACAAGACGGGAGACCTGCTCAGGCGTCACCCATCGGGCAACTACATCGTCGAAGGTCGCAAGAAAGACTTGATCAACCGGGGCGGTGAAAAGATCAGCGCGGAAGAAATTGAGAACCTCATGCTCGCTCATCCCGCTATTCTAAATGCGGCATGCGTACCCATGCCAGATCCGATGTTAGGAGAGCGCGTGTGCGCCTTCGTGATCCTGCGCCCAGGAATGACCCTCATGCTTGAGGAGTTGACAGGCTTCCTCCTCGCTAAAGGTATCGCGAAATTCAAGCTTCCTGAGCGCCTTGAAGTTGTGGACGATTTCCCCATGTCGAAGTTCGGCAAGGTGGCGAAAAACGTGCTCACACAGCAAGTGACTGAGAAACTTGCGCAAGCTCAGGTATGA
- a CDS encoding SDR family oxidoreductase — MIDLSGKVALVPGGSGGIGSAVSRVLSECGADIIVGYRSNKEQAEQIVEEARRLGRRARADEIDATSLSNVQRWIDATLNQYGKIDILANCVGWHGQFRLLKDQPPEEWRRIIDIELMSCIYFAHSLLHAMLARSSGRIITISSDSAKAGETGAAISSAARGGVNAFSKALAREVAANGITVNTVCPGPVQTPALQEMQEAEGVGAKIVAALIRHIPMKRVADPREIANVVAFLASDEASFITGQAISVSGGLTMS; from the coding sequence ATGATCGATCTCTCTGGCAAGGTTGCGCTCGTACCAGGCGGCAGTGGTGGCATTGGAAGCGCAGTCTCACGCGTTCTCTCCGAATGTGGAGCAGATATTATCGTTGGGTATCGCTCAAACAAGGAACAAGCAGAACAAATTGTCGAGGAAGCCCGCCGACTTGGAAGACGGGCTCGTGCTGATGAGATCGATGCCACAAGCTTGAGCAACGTACAGCGCTGGATCGATGCGACACTCAACCAGTACGGGAAAATCGATATCCTGGCCAACTGCGTCGGCTGGCATGGACAATTTCGACTTCTGAAAGACCAGCCACCAGAAGAGTGGAGGCGCATCATCGATATCGAGCTGATGTCATGCATCTATTTCGCTCACTCTCTCCTGCATGCCATGCTTGCCAGATCATCTGGACGCATCATCACGATAAGCTCAGATTCCGCTAAAGCAGGTGAGACGGGGGCTGCTATCAGTTCTGCCGCACGAGGTGGCGTCAATGCCTTCTCCAAGGCGCTGGCTCGGGAGGTAGCGGCCAATGGTATTACCGTCAACACCGTTTGTCCTGGGCCTGTGCAAACTCCTGCTCTTCAGGAGATGCAGGAGGCCGAAGGCGTGGGAGCTAAGATCGTTGCTGCTCTTATCCGGCATATTCCTATGAAACGTGTTGCAGACCCACGCGAAATCGCCAATGTTGTTGCCTTTCTCGCCTCTGACGAAGCAAGCTTTATCACAGGTCAAGCAATTAGCGTCAGTGGAGGCCTCACAATGTCTTGA
- a CDS encoding amidohydrolase family protein, giving the protein MRAIDIHCHPMTKEWFKAFGTFTPALENMFHVSLREKTEAEMAEDFRRANVLAMMIAWDSETATGAGIISNDWVASLTQKFPDVFLPGWAVIDPWKGDAALQELERALTQLGLKGAKFQPPVQAFFPNDQRFYPIWDLLQSLGAPTLIHTGTTGLGAGMPGGAGIHLKYAQPLAIDDVAADFPNLTIIGAHPSWPWVEEMIAVLVHKANVYMDISGWRPKYIPESLKREINGRLQDKVLFGSDYPSLDPGRCLDELEQQGYKPEIIEKIFYKNAQRVLKL; this is encoded by the coding sequence ATGCGGGCTATCGATATACACTGTCATCCTATGACAAAGGAGTGGTTCAAGGCATTCGGCACGTTTACACCTGCGCTTGAAAACATGTTTCATGTGAGCCTGCGTGAGAAAACCGAAGCTGAGATGGCTGAGGATTTCCGTCGTGCCAACGTGCTGGCAATGATGATTGCATGGGATTCCGAGACCGCAACAGGCGCGGGTATCATCTCCAATGATTGGGTTGCCAGCCTTACACAAAAGTTCCCGGATGTATTCTTGCCCGGCTGGGCAGTCATCGATCCATGGAAAGGCGATGCGGCGCTCCAGGAACTCGAGCGCGCACTGACGCAACTTGGACTCAAAGGAGCCAAGTTCCAACCACCGGTCCAGGCCTTTTTCCCTAACGACCAACGCTTTTATCCGATCTGGGACCTCTTACAGTCACTTGGTGCCCCAACGCTCATTCATACTGGCACGACGGGACTGGGCGCCGGTATGCCAGGGGGTGCAGGCATTCATCTGAAATACGCTCAACCTCTAGCAATTGATGATGTGGCGGCGGACTTCCCCAACCTGACTATTATCGGCGCCCATCCATCATGGCCCTGGGTCGAGGAGATGATCGCCGTCCTCGTTCACAAAGCCAACGTCTATATGGATATCTCCGGGTGGCGACCAAAATATATCCCCGAAAGCCTCAAGCGCGAGATCAACGGCCGGCTGCAAGACAAAGTGCTGTTCGGCTCTGATTACCCATCTTTAGACCCGGGCCGCTGCCTTGATGAGTTAGAGCAGCAGGGTTACAAACCAGAGATAATCGAAAAAATCTTTTACAAGAACGCACAACGTGTGCTCAAACTGTAA
- a CDS encoding FAD-dependent monooxygenase translates to MRIGIIGGGPAGLYFALLMKKHNPAHQIQVVEQNPAGATYGWGVVFSERALSFLKNSDPESYTDIEAVLKTWNDQTIVHRGEKVRIDGSGYSGIARLALLRILQEHCRRYGVEMQFETRVTDASEFADYDLLVGADGVNSVVRQHYAEHFQPSTSLLSNKYIWYGTHQLFDTLSLIFRSYRGGAFVAHCYPYSDSTSTFIVECDAGTWRRAGFEQMSEAESRAYCEDIFQDDLGGHALLLNKSVWLNFRVVSNRYWNYRNVVLLGDALRTVHFSIGSGTRMALEDAIALYNAFTATGDVPAALQAFEQARRPGAGKLLSIAQQSYTWYETFHEKMDLDPLALTYSYVTRSGRIDQEALRQKSPRFMARYEAYLAAKR, encoded by the coding sequence ATGAGAATCGGCATCATCGGTGGGGGACCTGCGGGCTTGTATTTTGCGCTGCTGATGAAGAAACACAACCCTGCGCATCAGATTCAGGTGGTGGAGCAGAATCCCGCCGGTGCCACCTATGGCTGGGGGGTGGTCTTCTCGGAACGGGCGCTGTCGTTTCTCAAAAATAGTGATCCAGAATCTTACACTGATATTGAGGCAGTGTTGAAGACGTGGAATGACCAGACGATTGTGCATCGGGGCGAAAAGGTGCGCATTGATGGCAGTGGATATTCTGGCATCGCACGGCTTGCCTTGTTACGTATTCTCCAGGAGCACTGCCGGCGTTATGGGGTCGAAATGCAGTTTGAGACTCGAGTCACGGATGCCTCGGAATTCGCAGACTATGATCTGCTGGTTGGGGCTGATGGGGTCAACAGTGTCGTCAGGCAGCATTACGCCGAGCATTTCCAGCCCTCAACAAGCCTCTTATCAAACAAATATATCTGGTACGGTACGCACCAACTCTTTGATACCCTGTCGTTGATCTTCCGCTCCTACCGGGGTGGTGCCTTTGTTGCTCACTGTTATCCCTATAGTGATTCGACCAGCACCTTCATTGTGGAGTGTGATGCCGGGACGTGGAGACGAGCCGGCTTTGAGCAAATGTCTGAGGCCGAGAGCCGCGCTTATTGTGAGGACATCTTTCAGGATGATCTGGGGGGGCATGCTCTTCTTTTGAATAAGTCTGTCTGGCTCAATTTTCGAGTGGTATCGAATCGCTACTGGAACTATCGAAACGTGGTGTTACTGGGAGATGCCCTGCGAACCGTACATTTCTCGATTGGCTCCGGGACACGCATGGCGCTCGAGGATGCGATTGCGCTCTACAATGCGTTCACAGCAACCGGGGATGTTCCGGCGGCATTGCAGGCATTTGAGCAGGCACGCAGGCCAGGGGCGGGTAAGTTACTGAGCATCGCGCAACAAAGCTATACGTGGTACGAGACCTTTCACGAGAAAATGGACCTCGACCCATTGGCTCTTACGTATAGCTATGTGACGCGAAGTGGGCGCATCGATCAAGAGGCTCTGCGGCAGAAGTCCCCGCGTTTTATGGCGCGTTATGAAGCTTACCTGGCTGCTAAGAGGTAA
- a CDS encoding aminoglycoside adenylyltransferase domain-containing protein, whose translation MGQYNWTTCSKVIKAEVNTLQTELQRVLEQNLLGIYLHGSLALGGFNPTRSDIDVIVVTRQRMDVETKRRSIELLLRISKMPCPLDVPFLVEQDIFPFHHPLPYDLHYSETWREDDQQALHNGTWKHWNERILRNPHLTLSLAVLHRHGICLYGKPIAEAFPTLPERAFGDALVKAMQAASSDPLNDPISFVLNACRTSAYLSDGTIRSKDAGGVWGLAHLPEQYHPLIHQALALYRGERMERPVGHAALNDFAAYMQETIR comes from the coding sequence ATGGGACAATACAACTGGACAACCTGTTCAAAAGTTATAAAAGCTGAAGTCAATACCTTGCAAACGGAGCTTCAACGCGTGCTGGAGCAGAATCTCCTCGGCATCTATCTCCACGGCTCGCTGGCACTGGGCGGTTTCAATCCAACCCGCAGCGATATCGATGTGATCGTGGTGACCCGCCAGAGGATGGATGTGGAGACGAAGCGCAGGAGTATAGAACTCCTTCTGCGCATCTCGAAGATGCCATGCCCGCTCGACGTCCCTTTCCTGGTTGAGCAAGATATCTTCCCTTTCCATCATCCCCTGCCCTATGATCTTCACTATAGTGAAACATGGCGTGAGGACGATCAACAGGCCCTGCACAATGGTACCTGGAAACACTGGAATGAGCGCATCCTGCGCAACCCTCATCTCACACTCTCTCTCGCGGTGCTTCATCGGCATGGCATCTGTCTGTACGGGAAACCTATCGCGGAGGCCTTCCCCACCCTACCAGAACGCGCTTTTGGAGATGCGCTCGTGAAAGCCATGCAGGCCGCATCGAGTGATCCGCTCAACGACCCCATCTCTTTTGTATTGAACGCCTGTCGCACCTCTGCTTACCTGTCTGATGGCACCATCCGTTCCAAAGATGCAGGAGGGGTCTGGGGACTCGCCCATTTGCCTGAACAGTATCATCCGCTCATCCACCAGGCCCTCGCTCTCTATCGAGGCGAGCGAATGGAACGGCCTGTTGGCCATGCCGCCTTGAACGATTTCGCAGCCTATATGCAGGAAACGATTCGGTGA
- a CDS encoding acyl-CoA desaturase — MSGGLMRPNSFFNKLIVLVVVIVPLLATLLAITLLWERAVHWSDLVLLAIMYILVGLGVTVGFHRMLTHRSFRPHPVVKFLLLVLGSMSIEGPALDWTATHIKHHAQADRPGDPHSPVEGFFHAHIGWLFSGMADPTVYCRHLTRDGMVVFVSRTFLLWSFLSLLIPFAIGGWSGLLWGGLVRIFLTHHVTWSVNSVCHTFGKREFETNDQSHNEWIVGLLGFGEGWHNNHHAFPRSAFHGLHWWQFDLSGYLIWTLERLGLAQDVYRIPPILRARRVVGYKEKAVMASTSTARDEVSSGV; from the coding sequence ATGAGCGGAGGCTTAATGCGACCCAATTCCTTCTTCAATAAATTGATTGTCCTCGTAGTTGTTATAGTCCCCTTGCTTGCAACTCTTCTGGCGATAACATTGCTCTGGGAGCGAGCGGTCCACTGGTCCGATCTCGTGTTGTTGGCAATCATGTACATCCTGGTGGGCTTAGGGGTGACCGTCGGTTTTCACCGCATGCTGACCCACCGCAGCTTTCGGCCTCATCCTGTGGTCAAGTTTCTCTTGCTGGTGCTTGGCTCCATGTCCATTGAGGGACCGGCACTGGACTGGACAGCGACCCACATCAAACATCATGCGCAGGCCGACCGCCCCGGTGATCCGCATAGTCCCGTGGAGGGCTTCTTTCATGCGCATATCGGCTGGCTCTTCAGTGGCATGGCTGATCCCACTGTGTACTGCCGCCATCTGACACGCGATGGAATGGTGGTTTTCGTTAGTCGTACCTTCTTGCTCTGGTCATTCCTCTCCCTGCTGATCCCGTTTGCCATTGGTGGATGGTCGGGGCTATTGTGGGGTGGGTTGGTGCGCATCTTCCTTACCCATCACGTGACCTGGAGCGTCAATTCAGTCTGTCATACCTTTGGTAAGCGCGAGTTCGAGACCAACGATCAGAGCCACAACGAATGGATTGTCGGGCTGCTCGGTTTTGGTGAAGGGTGGCATAACAATCATCATGCGTTCCCTCGCTCCGCCTTTCATGGTCTGCACTGGTGGCAGTTTGATTTGTCCGGCTACCTTATCTGGACGCTCGAACGACTCGGCCTTGCACAGGACGTGTATCGTATCCCACCCATCTTACGAGCGCGGCGTGTTGTTGGCTACAAGGAGAAGGCAGTGATGGCAAGCACATCTACAGCAAGAGATGAAGTATCCTCTGGTGTCTAA
- a CDS encoding TetR/AcrR family transcriptional regulator C-terminal domain-containing protein — protein sequence MSLQRETVAHAALHLLDEVGLDGLTMRRLAAYLDIQNPSLYWHFTNKQELLNYMAELMIADAFAELRHPGPEQDWADWLAAFARRFRRTMLAHRDGARVLAEADVSISNFFEGLELALDVLQNAGFDGNTAAAGVITVIHFILGNVFEAQADPSSLWDGVDEKSPRPLRLPIDRERFPRIAAFFHSTDVLSPAEADEWFEAGLSLILEGLRAHLAKERPNGTSR from the coding sequence TTGTCACTACAACGCGAAACGGTAGCACATGCCGCACTGCATTTATTGGATGAGGTTGGGTTAGATGGTTTGACCATGCGTCGCCTTGCCGCGTACCTGGATATTCAGAACCCATCGTTGTACTGGCACTTTACGAACAAGCAAGAACTACTCAACTATATGGCCGAGTTGATGATCGCCGATGCCTTTGCCGAACTCCGACATCCAGGGCCTGAGCAGGACTGGGCCGATTGGCTGGCAGCTTTTGCCCGCCGGTTTCGCAGGACGATGCTTGCTCATCGCGATGGGGCGCGAGTCCTGGCGGAAGCGGACGTGTCTATCAGCAATTTTTTTGAAGGCCTGGAATTGGCACTGGATGTGCTTCAGAATGCTGGCTTCGACGGGAACACGGCTGCCGCTGGAGTGATAACGGTCATTCACTTTATCCTGGGCAATGTCTTTGAAGCACAGGCTGATCCCTCTTCTCTCTGGGATGGAGTGGATGAGAAAAGTCCTCGCCCCCTGAGGCTGCCTATCGATAGAGAACGTTTTCCCAGGATTGCTGCCTTTTTTCACAGCACTGATGTTCTCTCGCCTGCAGAGGCGGACGAATGGTTTGAAGCCGGATTGTCCTTAATACTGGAGGGCCTGCGTGCCCATCTCGCAAAAGAGCGCCCAAACGGCACAAGCAGATAG